The sequence GGGATACGTCTACTAAGGAGGGAGAGGCTATGGGTATAACACGACGAGTCGAGATCCCTCCGGGTGTGGACGTCACGCTCGAAGAGAGCGTGCTCACGGTATCGGGGCCGAAGGGCACGCTGACGCGGAGCATGCGCTTCCCGCAGATCGATGTCACGCTTGAGGACGGCGAGCTTGTCGTCTCCACGACATCAGACAAGAAGCGGTTCCTCGCCATGAGCGGCACGCTTGAAGCGCTTGCGAAGAGCATGATCCAGGGCGTCGCCGAAGGCTACGAGTACCGCATGAAGGTGGTCTACAGCCACTTCCCGATCCAGCTGAAACTGCAGGGCAACCGTCTCGAGATCAACAACTTCCTGGGTGAGAAACAGCCCCGGATAGCAAAGATCCTCGAGGGTGTCACCGTCAAGCTCGGGAACGATGAGGTGGTTCTCACCGGTATCGATAGGGAGAAGGTGGGCAATACGGCCGCAAACATCGAGCACGCGACCAGGATCACGAAGCGTGATCCCCGGGTGTTCCAGGACGGCATCTATATCACCGAGAGGGCGTGAAGAGAATGGATGAGAGAAGAAGATTGATCCGCGTCCGCACCCGGCACAATAAGCCTGCCTTCAAGAGACGCGGGCTCCACCGCAAGGTGAAACTGGCTGATGTCTGGAGGCGTCCGCGCGGCCTGCAGAGCAAACAGAGGCGGCAATTCCGCGCAAAGGGCGCGCTTCCCCGGCCGGGGTACGGGAGCCCTGCTGCGGTCCGCGGCATGCACCCGAGCGGCTATGAGGAGGTGCGGGTCTTCTCACCGGCAGACCTTGCCGGGCTGAACCCTGACTTCCAGGCTGTCCGGATCGGCGGATCGGTGGGCAACAGGAAACGCGGAGATATCCAGACGCGGGCTATGGAACTGGGGCTCAAAGTACTGAACGCAAAAGACCTTACCCGCGCGGCCCCAGAGCCTGCCGAGGTCGAAGAGGAAGAAGAAGAGGTGAATGAAGATGAGTGATCTCGCCAACCAGAAACGAATGGCAGCCGCTGTTCTCAAATGCGGGATCAACCGTGTCTGGTTTGATCCCGAGCGGCAGGCCGATATCGAGGCAGCTATCTCCCGGGACGACCTGCGCGAACTCATCGAGGACGGTGCGATCAAAGCACGCGTCGTGAAAGGGAACAGTCGCGGCAGGGCACGCGAG is a genomic window of Methanoculleus bourgensis MS2 containing:
- a CDS encoding 50S ribosomal protein L6, giving the protein MGITRRVEIPPGVDVTLEESVLTVSGPKGTLTRSMRFPQIDVTLEDGELVVSTTSDKKRFLAMSGTLEALAKSMIQGVAEGYEYRMKVVYSHFPIQLKLQGNRLEINNFLGEKQPRIAKILEGVTVKLGNDEVVLTGIDREKVGNTAANIEHATRITKRDPRVFQDGIYITERA
- a CDS encoding 50S ribosomal protein L32e, translating into MDERRRLIRVRTRHNKPAFKRRGLHRKVKLADVWRRPRGLQSKQRRQFRAKGALPRPGYGSPAAVRGMHPSGYEEVRVFSPADLAGLNPDFQAVRIGGSVGNRKRGDIQTRAMELGLKVLNAKDLTRAAPEPAEVEEEEEEVNEDE